The DNA sequence CGAAGGAGCGCCTGCCGCACGATTCCCATCGACCCAATCCATCTCCCCATGCCTTTTAACAACCGATTGCACCGGCGCGCGCCTCTCGCCGCGGTGCTTGCCGGCATGCTGTTTTTTTCGGCGGCACGCCCGGTTTCCGGCCAGGAATACGACGTCGACCTCAACACGCATCCGGACGGCATCTACAGCGAAGCCCTGATGGAATCCGATTTCGGCAGCGTGCAGCTGCTGAACAACCTGGCCAACCGATTTACGCTCGTCTCCGACGCCGAAGCACGCGAAGGCGCGTCCCTGCGGGTCACCTACGTCCAGGGAGAAATCGGCGCGGCGAACAGCGGCGGGCAGTTTTTTGCGTTCCTGCCGGCGAGGGATGAATATTATCTCGATTATTACGTCAAATTCGCCGACGACTTCGACTTCCAGCTCGGCGGCAAGCTGCCCGGTCTGAGCGGCGGCGCCAGCAACAGCGGTGGCAACAAACCCACCGGCGACGGCTGGAGCGCCCGGTACAACTGGCGAGAAAATGGCCGCGCCGTCGTCTATCTCTATCACCTCGATCAACCGTCAACCTTCGGGCAGGACCTGGACCTGAACCGCTCCTTCCAGCCCGGGGTGTGGCACCGTCTCACCCAGCGTATCAAGGTGAACACGGGAAACAACAACGACGGCGAACTGCAGGTGTGGTTCGACGGCGAGCTGGTGTTCCTGCGCACCGACATTCGCTATCGAAACAACGACCAGGCGCCCGTCGATCACTTTTTCTTTTCGACATTCCACGGAGGCAACACCCCCGAGTGGGCGCCGGACCGTACGAGCTACGCGTACTTCGACGACATCCGGATCGGCACCGATCCCGCGGTCATGATCCCCGGGCTGGATAGCGGGCTGCTCGCGCAGATCGACCGGCCGGCACCCGGCGCCGTGTTCGAGTCGCCGGCGAACATCGCCATCGAGGCATCCTCCTTCTCACTCGACCACGCCATCACGTCGATCGCATTTTATGCGAATGACGTGCTTCTCGGGCAGCGCACGAGCCCGCCGTACACGTTCGACTGGACGAACGTGGCCGCCGGCACCTATACCCTCACCGCCCGCGCCACCGACGATACCGGCTCCGTGGCCACGTCGACAGCGGTCCAGCTCACCGTGCGCCCCGTCGACACGGCCAAAGGTCCCAACCTGGCGCTCAACCGGAACGTGACCGTCACCAGCGAGCAGGAGGGCAACCTGGGAAGCGGCGCCGTGGACGGCAGCACCGACCCGATCGACCGCTGGTCCGCCCAGCCCTTCCCGCAATCGGTCACCATCGATCTCGGCGCCGAGATGCCGATCAACATGGCCGAACTCGTCCCCTATCTCGACCGCGCCTACCAGTACGAGATTGCAACTTCGTTCGACGGAACGTCCTATACGACCGTCGTCGACCGGACTGCCAACACCGAAGGCGGGGCGCTCCTGGTCGACAGCTTCGCGGCAACGAGCGCCAGGTACGTAAAGCTGACGGTGACGGGTGCGGCCAACTATTCGGGGGATTGGGTCAGCGTCGTCGAATTCCGCCTCTTCGGCGGCGGCGGTTCGGCGCTCACCGCCGGCGACGCCACGCGCGACGGCACCCTGTCGGCGCTGGACGCCTCCTTCATCCTCCAGCACACCACCGGACTCATCACGCTGCCGGCAGACGCCCAGACGGTATCAGACGTGTCGGCTAACGGCACCATCGGGGCGTTGGACGCAAGCCTGGTGCTGCAGCGGCTCGTCGGACTCATCCCGTGTTTCCCGGTAGAAGCCGGCTGCGCCGGCAAGCGCTGATCAGTTGGCGCCGGCGGGGATGAACGCCACCAGCTCCCACGTACGCTGCCCTACGACGATCCATCGCTCCAGATCGGTCACCGGGGCGATCATCGCCTGTTCGATCCGAACCGCGCCGATGCCGGGCGCATAGTGACTCGCCATGGTCACGGTGCTGTCCAGCGGATAGCCGGCGTACCACTGGGGAGGTTCCGTCGCGAATGGCACATAGCCCTCGGGTAACGCGCGCGTATACACCACCGATTCGACCACACGCAGATCCGGTAGCGTATACGATGCGTCCATATCGGTCAGCGTCATCGTCGTACCGTCGGCAAGCACCAACACCGTCCCTTCAGCCATGGGATAGGGAAGAATCCGCTCCGTCGTTCCGTCTTCGCCAAGACGCCACAGGCCGTCCTCGCGCCACGATACGACATGCCCGCGCTCTCCGAGACTCCCGAAAGGAATCGAAAGGCCATGCCGGTCCTCGGCAATGAACCAGGGTTCACCGCCGATCACGGTATCGATCCGCGTAACGAAGGTATCCAGGCAGGGTGCGTTTACGTGGCCGTTTAACTGGATGACTTCTTCCAGGACCCACATGTCGCCCGCTGCAAACGAAATCAGGGGAGCGATAGGCTCGGGAACGTCCACGCCGCTGTCACAGCCAGCGCTGACGTAAAGAAGGATAAACGCCAGTACGAGTGAGGATGCTAACGTTCGCATGATATACCTGCAAGGTTGGATGAGAGAAAAGCAGTAGCAGGTTTTCGATCGATGCGGATGTGGTCAGATGAGAAAAAAACGTTCGATCCGTCTAGCCGCTATCGCATCGACGGATCGAACGTGA is a window from the Rhodothermales bacterium genome containing:
- a CDS encoding discoidin domain-containing protein gives rise to the protein MPFNNRLHRRAPLAAVLAGMLFFSAARPVSGQEYDVDLNTHPDGIYSEALMESDFGSVQLLNNLANRFTLVSDAEAREGASLRVTYVQGEIGAANSGGQFFAFLPARDEYYLDYYVKFADDFDFQLGGKLPGLSGGASNSGGNKPTGDGWSARYNWRENGRAVVYLYHLDQPSTFGQDLDLNRSFQPGVWHRLTQRIKVNTGNNNDGELQVWFDGELVFLRTDIRYRNNDQAPVDHFFFSTFHGGNTPEWAPDRTSYAYFDDIRIGTDPAVMIPGLDSGLLAQIDRPAPGAVFESPANIAIEASSFSLDHAITSIAFYANDVLLGQRTSPPYTFDWTNVAAGTYTLTARATDDTGSVATSTAVQLTVRPVDTAKGPNLALNRNVTVTSEQEGNLGSGAVDGSTDPIDRWSAQPFPQSVTIDLGAEMPINMAELVPYLDRAYQYEIATSFDGTSYTTVVDRTANTEGGALLVDSFAATSARYVKLTVTGAANYSGDWVSVVEFRLFGGGGSALTAGDATRDGTLSALDASFILQHTTGLITLPADAQTVSDVSANGTIGALDASLVLQRLVGLIPCFPVEAGCAGKR